The window aaccgttggcaccaatatgcatacattgtgatagtcaagcggcaattggaagggctgggagcgtcatgtataacggtaaatctcgtcatatacgacgaagacataaaaccgttaggcaattactctctagaggaattatcacaattgactatgtaaagttaagtgataatgtgtcggatccacttacaaaaggcctaactagagaggtagttgagaaatcatcaaggggaatggggctatggccgagaacaagtcattgtggcggtaactctacctagaagactgaagatcccaagatctaggttcaaagagatcaaacaaagtcattaatgacggttcaacattgtcaaataaaattttagtccattctcgtgatgagacaatgttcagtaccaaggataaagcattaaggctttttaatgatttctaaatttgatacggggtatatcaaatagtgtatctacaggatgacacgtttaggaatcacctatttaagtgtgaagtgtgagccgcttcaaggagaactttgtaaggccagttctctacgcacttatgaaaccaggcggtgttcatggctgaaacgaacacaacaatgagaaccaaagacggttaagggttgattgtgtgacttatggttgtctaggtatacaccaaagatcgacggttcaaagatatcaaatctaccgattgaccgagtatatccgacataagtttactacggaaagttcaaagggaaacctacttatccagatgcaattaatccttgcttgtaaatcacacagttttttcatgcatacttccgtgatatagccattccccattcatgttggggattgttgaggttttattttttaagatgtaatattcttaaaatgagggtgaatgggaaatggagggaaaataaaattttgagtaaaattttaagtttccccctcttaacaatgagacattgtcccatattggaagtggaagacatttttggtgggtatatatataattgctcttcttgtagctcttaaagagttaagaagaaagcaagcctcgcgccgtcgtcgtcgtcgctcgctcggctcggctacggctacggcttcggcttcggcttcggcttcggatttggatttggatttggtcaaatgatcgattgattgattaattttttggaccaaatttatttgttaatagtaaatattaacgtaagattatccgtatttgtaaacggatattttccaatccgtgtattgataatttggcagccggataatggtcttcccaccatgaagtgcttgctccacaaatatgaagTGCTTGCTCGACAAATATGTAATACTTGATCCACCATGAaaggtggacgtttggtcttgcactccttcttggctgctatatatatgagtagcaaatgttgaagaaatactcaactcaacatacaattcgctcaacaaattggctatacattgcactccttcctctcagaacttccatacgtttttctgagtatatactccttcgttctgcattgttttttaacttcaaacaaagcaactgtaagtgtgatttgctaccgaactttgtgttcgccgaaacactggggtttgaagtaccgctacaccagtgtgttattcgttctatcctgggaggaaataatccattaccttgggtactaggaggggattaaattccttaaggaaacactgtgaattcagtgggctcgaatttgttattattgtttcattacgttaacttatattttgcagaattaatatttacaaatacagcaatattgaccgggagTAACACGACATACCAAGTATTATCTCACACTGTGGGGAGGTTAGTGTGTACACTTagcttacccctaccttgtgaggatagagagtaTGTTTCCAATAACCCTCGGcttaggaaagcataagcaccacattaatgaaaatatagacaagaaggaaCAGCCCAAAAGCCATATAAAAAGCAGAATAAAGACAACAAGATAAAAAGGTGAtcacaatgaaagaaaacaacggttagtcaatAAAGACCtgctaccaacagaaagcgagactgcgtaCCGATACTACTGTTAAGAACACTCTAGAATACCTACTCTACTCCCCTAATCCTCGAActtcataccttcctatcaaaggtcatgtcctcggtcagttgAACCtgtgccatgtcttgcctaatcacctctccccacctcttttTTGGCTTACCTTTACCTCTCCGTAGGCCTTCCAATGTCTCTCATACCTTCTCATCGGGGCGTCTTTGCTCTTTCTtactcacatgaccaaaccacctaaggaGCAAATTTTCCGTCCTGGCCTTGCCATTATCTTCCGCTGTTTCTGTAACAAAGGAACTCACAGATTCTAAGGCTAACTGATTTTGTGGCCTAAACCTTGCAAGATTATTTGATTATAGTCTTATGTTTGATTTTATCTACTATCTATATATAATGTCGCTTTCTGCTGTAAAATAACATATTAAGGGAGGAGAaaaaggaggaggaagaagagcgTGGAGAGCAGAAATAAGCGAGGTTCACTTCTGCACTAAGTTATTCATTCTCCCCTTTTGCTACTTGGCAAGGCCATCTTGAATGATTATTTCTTCTTTATGCTGCAATTAGTCGTCGTTATACACTAGCTATAAAATCAACACCAATTTTTTTATCACACAGACACAGATGATGTTCAATTATATAAGACTTagggcccgtttggccataaaaatatttcactttttcccaaaaaaatttcatttttttttgaaatcattgtttgaccataaaattttcaattttcacttgaaaatgaattttagaattttttgaaaatttgaaaaacttcaaaaagctattttttaaaattttcacttcagatcactcacaaaagtaaaaaataacccaaaattatttttatgtccaaacacaactctaattttcaaataacaTTTCCACCtgattttcttttcactttttccggaattttccaatttttaaacGCCCACTTATGCCATGTTCCACTAAAACTCCCTGTGTTATTTCTCAATTCTAACTTCCATTCGAGAATGCTCTTGCCTATTGGATAAATACGTTTGAAACATAGAGTGTGTTAGGcacgaaggaaaatgttttcatgaaaaatgagttattttatcatttttttttgtttggttggtgagtgaaaatcttttctttaaaatattttctagtgtttggttaaaaagtaaaaaatattttttagaatttttttttaatgctTCTCTCCTCACCCTCTTCCCTCAAGTCCCAATGTTTCCTGTGCTTCCTCCCCCTCCAAATACTCAACGTTTTCAGGACActttttttttcaagaatttaattattcttctaaaaattcataCAAACGTAAAGAAACTAATTTTTATACGCAAAAACAATATTAAAATTTGTGCTTCAttcctaaaaagaaaatactctttttttggttgaaaaaaaaagtattttttctataacataaaaataaagtactcattttgttaaaatgaaaaaaattactttttctacctcatgaacagaaaatatttattttgttgaaatgaaagaaaatactttttctacatcataaaaagaaaatactctctttgttgaaatgaaagaaaatattttttgctaCATCAtattgttgaaataaaagaaaatatttttttacatcatgaaaagaaagtactttttttttgttgaaaaaataaaaattaaatacttttttatatcatgaaaagaaaatactcatttgttgaaatgaaaaaaaataccaTATCTATAACATAAAAAaagtattattaataatatttctatttaaggGGGTGGGGTGAGGGTGAGGGTGAGGTGGGTGGGTAGGTAAGTGGGGGTGTGAGTTGGTGGGGATGGAGTGGGGAAGGTTGAAAGAGAGttgtggaaaatgttttccctttttgggaaaatatttttctctggTTGGAGGACAATGAGTTaatgaggaaaatgttttccaaaagatttaagtcaaccaaacatgacaaaattggaaaatattttccttcgtacctaACACAATTAAAGAACTTATTGCGATTTGTGTTAGGATGAAGCTCATACGAGCTTTGGAAGATGAAATAATGAGAAAACCCTAGAAGGgtcgagaagaagaagagagagaaacaGAGAAAATATCAAAGGGAAAATAATCGTGTGTGCTGCTTTATTTCATTATTGTGTATTTATATTTACATCGATAAAATGTAAAACGTAAAATGAATGTGTAATTGTGTAATTGGGCCCAGATCCTATACAGTTGTCCATTGGGCCTTTTATTTGGATGGACCACCAGATTTGGCTCTAACACCCCCCTCAAGCTTGAGGGTGAAGAAACACCAAGCTTGCTAAGAATATCATAATAAAGCTGAGTAGACAAGGCCTTAGTCATAATATCAGCCAACTGATTTGAGGAAGAAACATAATGAAGAGAAAGCAAACCAGAAGACAAGCATTGGCGGATATAATGGCAATCAATcttaatatgcttagttctctCGTGGAAGACAAGATTCTTGGCGATATGTAGAGCAGCCTCACTATCACAATACACAGGAACATGAGTGGAGATAGGTAAGCCAAGGTCACCAAGTAGTCTGATCAGCCAAGCTATTTCAGCAGCAGCTTTGTGCAAAGCTCTATATGCGGCTTGTGCCGAAGACAAGGATATGATACGTtatttcttgctcttccaagaaaCAGGACTTCCACCAAGAGCGATATAATAACCACTGAAAGACTTTCGAGAGATAGTGCAAGAACCCCAATCAGAATCAGGGAAGCCCATAAGGGACATGTCAGGAGAATTGGAAAGCAAGATGTCGTGAGTAGGGTCATTCATGAGATACCTTAAAACATGAAGTGCAACTAACGTGTGTGGAACCTGAGGATGTTACAGAAATTGACTTAGATGTTGAACAGAGAAAGAGATGTTAGGCCTTGTGTgttataaaaaattcaacttACCAATCAACCTTCTATACAAGCTAGGATCAGAGACAGGTGCTCCATATCCAAATGAAATTTGATAGAAGGATCCAAAGGTGTGAAAACAGGAGAACAATTCTGGCAGTTGAACTCAGCTAGGAGATAAGTAGTGTACTTGGACTGGGTCATAAGATAGCCCTGAGGATGAGAGGAGATCTCCAATCAAAGAAAGTAATGAACTGTGCCCAAGTCCTTGATTTTAAATTGATTGTCCAGAAATAATTTCAAGGAGTCTAACTCAGTAACATCATCCCCATctagcaatatatcatcaacataggcATCTAGCACAACAAGAGAACCAGATGAAGATTTGGTGAACAAAGAATAGTCATTGAGACTAGAAATATAGCCCCTAGAATGTAGTGCTTCAGACAGTTTAGAAAACCACTGTATGGAAGCCTGGCGGAGGTCATATAAAGATTTCTTGAGTCTACAAGCCAAAGGAGTGGAGGCAGAAGTAGAAGAGATATCCAGACCAGGAAGAATCTTCACATAAACCTCTTCATGAAGGTCACCATGTAAAAATACATTATTGACATCCAACTGATAAACAGTTCAGCCTCTTTTAATAACCAAGGTAAGGAGACACTTGATGGCAGTCAATTTAACAACTGGGAAAAAAGTTTCAATGAAATCAATACCCCCTTTTAGAGTGTCACCCATGATGACCAACTTTACCTTATACCTCTCAATGGAACCATCTGCCCTCTGTTTAATCTTGTAAACCCACTTACAAGAAATAACTTTCTTGTGTGCAGGGAGTGGAATAATGTCCCAAGTCTGGTTGGACTCAAGAGCTTGAAATTACTTTAGCATGGCCTCCTGCCAAGTAGGATGTGAAGCTGCCTGCTGGTATAACTGAGGCTCTTGCATATGCAACTCAGTTTGGGACACCTTAGAAAGGTAAATGACAGGAACATGAGGTAAGACAGAGGTACAACTGTAATCTTTGAGATAAGAGGGATAAGTAGCAACTCTAGTGGATTTCCTGAACAAGTACAATAGGTAAGTGAGGACTGGGTGAAGGTGTGGAATAATTGTAAGGAGGAGAAGTGGAAATCCTGGTAGAAGGTGGTGAGGCTGAACAAGTACAATAGGTAAGTGAGGACTGGGTGAAGGTGTGGAATAATTGTAAGGAGGAGAAGTGGAAATCCTGGTAGAAGGTGGAGAGGAAAAGGCAGATGTAGGAGAAAAGTTCACAAAAGGTTGTGGTGGAGAAGCTCAGACGAGCTTTGGAAGATGAAATAATGAGAAAACCCTAGAAGGgtcgagaagaagaagagagaaacaGAGAAAATATCAAAGGGAAAATAATCGTGTGTACTGCTTTATTTCATTATtgtgtatttatatttatatcaataaaatgtaaaatataaattgaaTGTGTAATTGGGCCCGGATCCTATACAGTTGTCTATTGTGCCTTTTATTTGGATGGACCACTAGATTGGGCTCTAACAATTTGCACATCTTCATAAAGTACACAACCTGCTCGCTAGTACATCATCCGGACCGAACCGACATGAACAAATTTATTCAAAACATCCCTATTGTAAAAGATTAAAGATTAAACACAACATCACCGAAGAAATCATGAAAACTTTTATTTAAAATACAATAAGTGAAGAAATATTTGACTCAAAGGCTGCAGTCTAGGGGAATCACAACCATCTCCGAGATATCTGCATTTGCGAAAAAGTAGTTTCTCAACTCTTGTTGCTCCATACATGTAAAGTTTTGCAATTTGACTTTCTTTAACACATGCCTCCAACATTTCCATGGTAGAGATGCACAACAAGGCTTCTCATCATCATCCGATGCATCTTCATATATAAACTGTCAAAGAAAATCAGTAAGTATTGACTATGAACAACAAGAACAAAGGTAAAAAACTAACTTCATAAAGAATCAATCATGAAAGTAGTACTAGAAAGGCTTAAAACTCCATTGGTGTTAGCCTATGAGCTGCTCGCATTAATCTTAAGCATTATGTGAACGAAGGAATTATCTCAATGAGTACAATGAATGGGGTGCTTTCTAATGGCAAAGAATAAAATGAACAAAGTAATAATGGAGTTTTGCtgcaatttcttttttcttagaaCTATAAGCAAGTCGACCAGTCAAATAGCAAAATAGAGTTCTGTTGCAATTTGTGCATGCACGGCTGGAGCCAGATTAAACCACCCCGGCCCTAAGGGCGGAGAAAAGGAGGAAACAGTCACGGCGAAAGGGGAAGCTTCATCCAATCCGGTAAGATCAAAACAATGTTCAGTTTGAGAAGGCAAGAGGAGCAAATGTCAAGTATATAGAATCTTTAAGGCCTGAATTCCTTGGTTTTAGACTTCCTGTTGAAGTTGACTGACTGCATATAACTGTTGCTTTATCCAATGCCACCATTCTGTCTTAATAATCACAGATAAGCAAGAGAACCAAAAACCTATAACCAATCGATAATGTTTCCAAATACATAGTTTGGGGCAAAAAATATTTACAAGATCAACTTTTAATGGTCTAATAACAGTTTTGAACCTCACCCATTCTTATACAGGGATTAAAATGACTTTGCAAGAAGTTACAGTTCTGCATTGGTTGGTAGCAGAACCAATTACGAGGGGCGTTGTCACTAAACAAAGAATCAAAAGGCAAAAAACTACATAATAATAAAGGTGCAAGAAAATCTTATTGGAGTAACAACTAACTATTTTCAATCTTTTATTAACTCGGTGCCTTTAAAGGATGAACTGTTACCTTGAGGGTCTTTAAGCCGGGAGCTCGGGTAATAAAAGATAGGGTGCCCAGGTGAGGAGAAATCCAAAGCATGCTATCAATAACGTCGACAACTGAATAGTTCGATTGATTCTGAAGGTTTACTTGCAAAATATTAGTACCATATAGGGGAGGAAGGAAGTTTTCTCTCAGGTCTTTTGGTATAACTATTACCTGCATCCAGAAAAAAAACAATTTATAAGAAACACACAATAAACTGCTTCTTCAAGCAGTGTAGCTAGCTAGATAATTTCTGGGACACATTACCCTGTCGCAGTGGCACGACAATTCAATAACCTTGGAATGATTGAAGTTAGCAAGAAATTTCGTGAGCTTAGAGTGCCAATGATTGTCGTCAGCTTCCGGGGTTAAGCAGAAACTGGCTTCCAGCAAAATTGAAGCTTTCAATTTGAATGTTGACAGTGGATGACAATTGTATTGGAACTTTATTAAATTAGGAGTGTCCAATTCAACAGCAATCAGATTATCACACCGTGAGGCCATCAGCCATTTGAGCCTATCACTCGTGatcttcatgtttttcaatgtCTCACAACCGAATAATTTAAAGATTTCAAAGATAGGTAGACTGGAAAAAAGGCTCTCTAACCATTCATCAGTGACAGCAACGCAATTGAGGTACAACGTCTTGAGGGCTTTGCAAGCAGTTATTTTAACTACCTTTAGATTCCCATAAAGGCTGTAGATCTTATGATCTTCAAGATTAATTGCTGCAATATCAACCAATTGAAATACAAAAGGGCAAAATTCCAAGTTTACCTTTTTCAGTTTAGGTAAAGAAGTATCACCCAACTTGAAAACTGGCAAGTCCATCAAAGTTCTGCAAATACAAATCCTCTAAATTGCAGCAGCTTGTGCACAGAGCCTGAATAAATTCCTCGTTCAAAAATACGTCAGAGAGGCGCAACTCTCGCAAAGATGAAAACTTTATACCATTAGAAGGCAATTCAATCTTAAATCCATCCAAACGCAGCACATTTAGTGCTTTGGCAGCAAAGATTGCCTCGGGCAAGCTGTTGTATTCGAGTTTGCCTTCATAAATAGGTCTGCTTACTCTTAGATTCAACTCTTTGATATTACAAGCTATGAGTATCTTAATCCAATCATCGACATAAGAAAGCCAACGATGATGTGGTAATCCTAGAGAGAATTTTTGCATGGAAATCTTGTGCTTTTGCCGATTTGCTAGGGTTTGATTCACAACATTGACGAGCTTTGGCATGTCTTTTGACTTGAGGAATTTATCACCAAAATTAGAGGAGAGTGAATTCCAAGCACTATCCCAAACCTTGGACAATGTACTCATTTGAGCGGCATCTTTAGCAAGAAGGAAAGACAAGATATGCTGCAAAATTGGCTCTGGCAATTTGGAAATTCGGTCCGCTGCTGCGTCCACGTCACTTCTCCCTTCCATCGATTCCCAAAACCCTAAGCCTGACACTGAATAATGATAATATTTATAAGACTGTATGTCATTCTCTTCTCCTAAACCAAACTTACCAACGGAATGTACAAACCAAATTCCAAAAGGAAAAGAATGTGTAGGAAAGGATGTAAAAATTCTTCGATTAATTTTAAAAAGgttaaataatgaaaataaaagaaataataaaaagaaatttattgttttcattaATCATTATATCACCATACAAGGAATTACTTGATAGACTTTCTTTGTTAATGGAAATGCTATTGGATTCTTAACATTACTACAAAAGGAAATAATggaattctttaaaaaaattcaaaaggttcaaacaataagtaaaagctaCTTCCTTcgtttcattttatttatgtcttaaTTTGACTGCGTGTgtttaagaaaagtaaaaatatcttttgaatattgTAGTCttaaaaattgtaagttttgaaaaaaataatatttggagttaagttgaaaaatggtatttgaaatttgaaattatgtttgaagAGGTATTTCACCTGAAAAAATATTGTCGCTTTGTGAGTGGGAAaagtttttctgaaatttttgaaaaagtggtcaaaataactttttggtttttgaaaaacttatttacgaattttttttcaaaaacttgcaaAATTTCATAGACAAATacgtttttgaaaaaaaaaaattcaaaaaaaaaggaaaaataattatgGACAAACGGATCCTTTAAACTAAAGATGTGtgtaatatatcaaaatatcttTGAATCTTGTGTTCTTAAATATATCATGTGTGATAGTGAAGTTAAAGAGTTACTAAATAtaaaaaagactttttttttaaatagactGAAAAAGAAAGTAAGACACATAAAATTGAATAAGTGGGAGTAATAGTTATATTTTAAAAAGTTGCAATTACAATTTCATCTACTATGGAATGCACTtacgaaaaaataaataaagaatgatCAATATTTCATGTTTTCTAATAATAGACATAAATATAGCCAgataatgcaaaaaaaaaaaaaaaaattacactgaTACCAATTAAAATCGTGCACAAATTCTACGCTTGCTGAAcaggggtaaaattggaattttttCTTTAACATGCTATGCTTAATAGGTACTTTCGTGCTGTAATTATGGTACCCCTCCAATAGGGAATACTCTTACATTGTGAAAATACGTTTTCCAATTTCTAGGCCCCATTGATCTATTTTGACACACCAGCACATCAATGTTCTTCCTTTGTGTTAGAGTATGTGATTGCCACGCTTTTGTAAGATGGTTTATATTTGTTAATAGCCATAGATATCACAGAAAAAATTGAAATATGACATATTTCTTTTGTGAGCAAATGTTTTTGCCAAaacatttttttatttatgtatttttaagtTTGATTAGGTATAACTTATATATATGCATAATTGTAAGGATAACATACTGCATCAGATTAAATCCTCAATATTACAGTTTTACAAGTTAATTTATTTAAACCCAAATTAAATTCAAATTATATATGTAACAAAACTTATACAAATTTACGTAGCATTTTTAAGGAAAACTGGagttataaaaatttaaaaaggaaataaaaaaaggtTAAACTGTATGCGTTAGTGTTCAATTTAAAACCAAATTTACTTTTGATGGGTccattaattaaaaatacaacacAAACTCCTAAATATGCTCTAAAGAATAACTTTTAGTTAGATTATCTAATATGGTAAATGATTGCAAGTAAAGATAAAGAAATTATGAAGAAATAAAATTTTATCCTACAAAACTACATGACCAACCTGAGAAATGAGGTGAGAACTTGCATGGTTAGTTACTTGATTAATATTATTGAAGTGTAGATGCTTGGATATTATGCGAAATTTGTAGTGCTTTTAGACCAAATTTTTTGCAACTTGGAGTATATTTCAAGGATAATAGCAAATGCATCATAGCTTTACAATCTTataattttaaacttttaattggTTTTAATTGGAGCATAGATGGTTAGTAGATACTCTTGAtaactttgta is drawn from Nicotiana tabacum cultivar K326 chromosome 22, ASM71507v2, whole genome shotgun sequence and contains these coding sequences:
- the LOC107770166 gene encoding putative F-box/LRR-repeat protein At5g41840; amino-acid sequence: MEGRSDVDAAADRISKLPEPILQHILSFLLAKDAAQMSTLSKVWDSAWNSLSSNFGDKFLKSKDMPKLVNVVNQTLANRQKHKISMQKFSLGLPHHRWLSYVDDWIKILIACNIKELNLRVSRPIYEGKLEYNSLPEAIFAAKALNVLRLDGFKIELPSNGIKTLMDLPVFKLGDTSLPKLKKVNLEFCPFVFQLVDIAAINLEDHKIYSLYGNLKVVKITACKALKTLYLNCVAVTDEWLESLFSSLPIFEIFKLFGCETLKNMKITSDRLKWLMASRCDNLIAVELDTPNLIKFQYNCHPLSTFKLKASILLEASFCLTPEADDNHWHSKLTKFLANFNHSKVIELSCHCDRVIVIPKDLRENFLPPLYGTNILQVNLQNQSNYSVVDVIDSMLWISPHLGTLSFITRAPGLKTLKFIYEDASDDDEKPCCASLPWKCWRHVLKKVKLQNFTCMEQQELRNYFFANADISEMVVIPLDCSL